The Chanos chanos chromosome 3, fChaCha1.1, whole genome shotgun sequence genome segment CCAATGGCCATTGACGGACAACACCAAGTGTTGCATTGGATACATGTGGCAgttctgtgaatgtgttagTACACTCTCCAACAGAAACATCAAGAACTGAATTATATcagtctccatggcaacctctGACTTCAAGagaagagaatttttttttctttttgcctttagTACAAAAATGCCTATCTGAAAGGGCTTTTTGATCACAGGAAAAAATTAACATTGGGTAGCCTTTAAATGTTATCTGGACTGAACAGAATTCATCATTAACAAATATATAGGCCACGTACGCCCAAAGATCCTCGCAACTGACCTTGCAGTCTTTGAGGTATATTTTTCACCAGTGTACTCACCCAAGAGGGAAAGTATGACAAAATGCTGTCTGGTATTGTCTGTGTAAATACcttcttttttaattcttgcCATTTGCAACTCTAGTCACTTAAGTAAAATTTAATTAAACTGaagtaaaatgtaatttaagtAAAATTTTACTACCCTGTAAAACATGCAACCATTCCACTCTACTGTGGAATTTCCTGAAATGTGATTTTGATGCCACAAACTGTTTTGCAGATCGGAATCAGATTTTTTAATTCACCACACTACGTCTAAAGATGCACAAGGAGTTTCTGGGTGCTGCtgcatacacaaaaacatatcaaatagaaaaacagaaataaaaagaaaaaataaaataggacAAAAATGgtataaaaatgtacaaattcaGATAACTGAAATACATGACATAAATTTTGAAGACATTTGCAATTTTACAATATATGGTTATATTACAATTTTGGATGTGGGTACTTACGAACAGTTTGGGTAAGTGTGGTAAAATATGTAAAGGATAAACAGATAATGTAAGAACAGAAGTGAGTTCTATCCAGGGTCTACTAACTGCTCATGACCAAGGGTAACTGCTGAATCCACAATGTTGCTACTCTACTATAGTAAGTGAAACTTAGAGTGGAATTCTGCTATGCTGGTCACGCAGACCATGTGTCACAGAGAGGTCGCTGAGAGTGATGTTTAGACTAATGTGTCTCTATACGCAGTTAGTATATCATGGTTATTTTGCAAGTGAGCCTGCTGAGTATTCACTTCTTATTCCCTTGTTCCACTTGCACCCCAGAGAAACTAACAGTCAAAAACTGGAGTCTAAAAGGACACTATCTGAGTCAGGATTTTGTGGAAACATTTTGTGACATTCATCAAAAATGATATAATTTGACATTTACAAATGTACactcaaaaactcaaaaagatgCATGACATAACATCAGCCAAAAGGTGAAATTCAGGTTGTCAGACTGATACTGTAAACTTTAATATTAAGATTAATCCATGTCTtaattactgtgtgtatttcaaTGTAATTTTTCTGGAttatttcaacatttatttgctgtttattaattttttacTTCTCAGACTCTGTCCTCTTAAGTCTCTACAGTCTCTGCAgtaatctctctgtctatctacaTACCTCATTCATGTCAGTCCATCTATGAAATTTTGCACTGTTTGCTCCAGTGTGGAACTACCACGTTTGAATGAAAGAATCACATATTCTCTGGTGTATGCATGTAGTAGAATAGAGGGAAAGGGTCTGGGTAAAAAACTCCCAGTAACAGAAATTCAGAGACATTGAAGAAAAGGAGCGATTACAACGTTTTGTTTAATATCACTAGTTAGCCTCTCGACTGCACCTTTGGGAATACATGTTCTGTATCCCCTCTGATCAGAACTCTCAGGCCTGTAATACACAAATCCCTCCTAGTTGCTATGACGATGGCCGATCGTGGCTGGTGCAAAAAGATGAGGAGGGGCAGGGCATACTGACTGACAATTACTGTGACCAATCATATATCTGCTTGTTTGAGCCTTCGAAATGGCACTTCTTCTGTCCAATACATATCtaagaaaaaaagcaatccGTTGCCACATTGCCCAATCACCTAATAGAAATGTCGCTCACCTAAAAGTGGAGCAAAACCAGGGACGTATGCTCTGAATTCTGGATTGGATGTCGAAGTGACGAACGGGGGCGTCTGCAGGTTTGTGGGGATTTCATGTTATTTTGACGAATTTAAACAATGAGAATTCTTTAATTTTACTCACTGCTGGAATGAAAATGCACTGATACGGGAAATGTATCGTATAACATGAAGATACGTCGACTGACAACAACGATATTCACAAGGGTGCTGCTTTTCACCCCTTAGCGTTAGCTAACTGAGTTCGCTAAGCGTGATGGCCACAAAATGGAGTGCGCGATCTGCTCATTTACTCTGGTTCCAACCATTTGTAAATTCACACAACTCTTTGCTAACTTAGTTAGCTATATATGTAGATTATAACTCAGTTTCCTGTGGTCAGCtaaatattcatttatctgACGAAAGTAACAAACATTCTCTATAAACTCCGAAGCTTTATTTTGATATGTTTTAATGCTCTAAATTGCTGTACTACCTAGCAGATATCCACCGGAACAGCAGCACAATGATTTTGTCGCGCTCTTGCAAGAGGTGTAGCAATGTTGAAAATGCAAAGTTTTTTTCGGCTAATGTTGAGTTCACTTTTGACGACACGTTTTGTCATCTGATCCGTTATGATGATGGCCTTAGCTGGTGTCATGTAGCATTAGCATCACAGTCGCTCCGTGTTGGCAGCCTAGCTTGTCAGGCTATGTGGTCAATTTCTCTTGCTAGCTACGCACCATTTTGAGTTGGGCCTTGTCCGACAGAAATTTTATTAAGCATAAAGAATGTAGGGCAGTGTAGTCAGGATACAAATGTTTCTGCAGCATTTTATTTGTTCAGCATTTAAAGGCATAAATAGAGCTTTTAgatagaatgaaaaaaatatctgaCCGATAGCACTTATAACTTAGCCGATAAGTCTTAGCATGCTTTCAAACTGTGGAACGGTAGAGGCAAAAACCTTTTTGCATTTatgagaatttgttttttacTCAGCTTTGACAAAGTAATATGTCCTAGGTTTACTCTTCTAAAAGTAGTGTCTAACAGTTATCACGTTGTCACTTTGTTTTGACTTCAGAATAGCATTAAATAACATGTCAGTCGCTAACGAGTTACATGTCTGCTTTAAAAGTATTCTTATATCTTTCTCTTGTTGCACCGTCAGACTCTGTAATGAGCTACTTTATGGTATACTTCATGGTGTATGATAtgcattattttaaataatatttccAAATTTTGGAGAGACTCTATGTTGAACCTAGTATCCACAGTTGGAGCATGTGTGATTTGCTGAATAGATAGGCTGGATGGTTTGTGATGTTCTCAGTATAGTACTTTCAGTGGTTTACTCTGCTTCTGTGTACTTCGTAGAATCTACAGACGGAGAGGAGAGCCCGTTCGCATTTCATCTTTGGTTGAAGACAATGGAGACAGAAATcaaacaggaggaggaagagactaCGTTCAGCAACACAGACACTAACGGTAAAGTCTGATGTACTGAATTAAGAGAAGAGGATAAATGTCTGTATTTGACAGCTTAAATGTCCTGTTAATTTGGAGAATAATTATGGTAGCTCTTTACGGGTTGGTTTGATGGAGGACTGTTTTTAGACCCGCCATTGTGTGAGAAGTGAAGCAAGTTTGTTGATTTTCAGCTTAGATAGTTATATTTCTCTGGTGTATTTAATAGTAATAGAACTATATGTTGCTAGGAGAGGATGCAATCCTATCCCCTCCCCTATTCTATCCTACCCTTGTATATCCTCCTCTGTTATAAGAAGATCAAGACATCCTAGTTTATCGCAGTTTGTGACTCCAGTTATTTTGTCCCTTAGGCAAGCGCCCAGCTGAGGACATGGATGAGGAGCAGGCTTTCAAGCGCTCCCGCAACACAGATGAGATGGTGGAGCTGCGTGTGTTGCTCCAGAGCAAAGTGAGCCTCACTGCAGTCACTGTGCATGATacacaaccaaccaatcagtTGTCACACTTCACTGACTGTTTTGAACCATTATATCCTACATCTTAGTAGACAGTGAGTCAGTATGCAGTCAGCAAGTGTTTTTGGTCACATTGCATTTTGTGAAGTAAATGTGAATTTTGCTTGTCCTCAGAATGCAGGTGCTGTGATTGGAAAGGGCGGCAAGAACATCAAAGCCCTACGTACAGACGTGAGTACCCCAGCATTGGGAGAGGGTGCTTGATATGACCTTAAGAGCAGTATTTTCTTATGGGCAGGACTTTTGATAAAGCTTGTGATCACCAAATCACACCCACACTGTTGTTTGTCAACATTTTAATGTAGCGTGCTATGTGTACCTCCTTACATTGAAAGAACTAATGGATCCGTGCTGGATGCCCCTCTAGACCCTGCTTGCCCATTTTAACAGTTAGATCATTAAAATGCCAGTAAGTAAACAACCAACCAAATGCCTCTGAATGGCAAAGAGAAATATTATTGCATGCTTGTGGAAGCTAAGGGGGACAGTGCCACTCCTTAGATGGCACAGGCATGCAGGCATAATTGGCCGAGTGCTGTACCTATAAGCTAGCTCATTTGGACAGACATGCTCTCTCTGTTGGGCCAGATTGAGGGTGGCAGGTGGGGTTGGACGTGTCatgcactgtttaaaaaaaaaaaacaaaaacaaagggaagTGACCTCATCCTCCAGTTCTGAAGAGGGTTCTCATGCCATCCCCAGGACTGACATCATGACTAACAGTGAGCTAATGCTAACAGTCAAAAAAGATTTGACTCTTGTCTTTGACTCTTGAGCTGTCCAGTAGTCATGTGTTAACTGCTGTTGTTCAGTAGTTCATTGAAATGGTGTCTTCAGTCCAGCCCTGTTCTTGTGCACTCATATCCAAGTCTCTCTTCAACATTTTTTGGACAATAGAGTGATGAGTATAGCCTGTATTCACTTAAAATGTATtccttctccccctcttccctctcctttactttttttgtttttggccaCCTTCCTCCGTTGCCCATGTACTGGATCGACATGCCCCTCCTGCGTTGCCCACCTTGATGTTGGCCCAACCTCCGCCCCTGAACGCCCGCCCACCTGACACCCTGGTTGGCCCCGCCCATAAACGTGCCCCTCCTTAAACGGGCACCTTACTTGACATCTTGTGATTGAATGCCCTTGCCCAATGCCAACCTCCACGACCAATGCAGTACAATGCCAGTGTATCAGTCCCAGACAGCAGTGGCCCAGAGCGGTATGTCCCACCAGTTATTGCCTCACTGCCTGATTAGAACAGAGAACACATGTCTTTGATAATCTGccttctgtttcatttgaacATTATTACACATATAGTAATCCCCTGCCCCTCTTTTAAGAAACGTGtattgttccattttttttgtgtctccctccccacccccccattaaatatttgaatttaatttgGACCTATTTTACTTTGTCACTtaagtgtttatttatgaaatcaGTTCTACTGCACAGAAGGAGAGAGTCCCACTTTTAGtcattcattttgaatggaAGAAGCACTGcttgaagtgtttttttgtttgtttttttctttttcttttaatttggttgttgttgttgttgttgttattgttgttcctTGCTCTGGTATTTACCATGAGTTGTGGAAAGCCAATCTTTCTTGCTGTCCTTGTGGCCCACCTtgctccctctccttccccttTCCCCTGAGCCCCCACTTCACTGTTCTCAACATCACTCTTCATGATTCTGGCCTAGGGCTGTGGCCCCACCCACTCTGTCACTCAtcactgttgtctttttttttcctggtgctGCATCTCCCTctatttgatttttctctcagGCCACATCAGTTCAGACTCTCTATGTGCCAGAGCTCTCATCCTCTTGCTCCTATCCTCAGCCATCacttgcaccccccccccccccccaccctctgctTCCTTTgggttttgttcatgttttctttttttctccccctccaccTGTCACTAAGAGAAGGTGTGCTGAtgacagacagatttttttgaTGGCTAGAGTAATTTTCTCTTATCCTCCCAAATTGCTGGTGGTGGGGTGGTTAAAGCAGGCTTCTCTATCTCTCATGACCTGTGGTGCGATTCTGTGCCCACTGAATCTGAGCCCTTCCACAGTTGCCCATTCCTCAAGgcctctgtctttgtttccttGAATGTGCAAGAGCGAATGCATGTCAGTTGCTCGTATTTCAGTCCAGTGTTGGGAAACTTAAACATGTGTTCaagagtcatttttttcttttgatttcaaACTTTTAATGATTTGTCATGAATCGCCAAAATGTTCCAGATCTAAAGGTCTGtatccattctttttttttcttttttgctcttgtcttctgtttttcttgaaTGCAAATTGGCTGTACTGCCACAGTATCCTGAGTGTAAGTGCAGATATTGAAACAATTGGAGAGATCCTTTTGAAGATCATCCCCACACTCGAAGAGGTAAGAGtagcaaaacacacattcacattactGTAGGCCCTTGAGGAGTGCTGTGTTAAATTATTAGGATGAAAAATTAACACTTGTTGGATAGCAATATGACACTCTAATTAATGCCATATTTATTTCCAATTTAATGGAATAATGCTAATGTAGGTAGGGTTTAAGTAGTTTGATTATTAtaaacattgtttgttttgtgtttgccaGTACCAGCATTACAATGGAATCGACTTTGATTGTGAGCTCCGCCTCCTCATTCATCAGAGTTTAGCTGGAGGGATCATAGGGGTGAAAGGTGCCAAGATTAAAGAGCTGAGAGAGGTAAGACATGTCCCCAACACTACacatgagagaaatgaaagacttGTTATTCACTGCTGGGGTAGAGTGGTTTGTGGAGTACATGGTCTTCACAAGGTTTTGAGGGATCAGGGTAGTATGTGATAACGTTTAGCAAATTTGTGAAATATCAAATACGGCATCCCCTTTTCCCTTTCGAACATGAAATCAGATGACTTTAACAAGGCTAGTGATATGAGGAATGTACTTTCCAGTGGCACTTTAGAGGCTTAGTTTCTGGTAGAGatcaaaataaatacagttttgttcagttttgtacCCGAAACCAATAATTATTTTTTCAGGCTTGTCCAGTGTTTGATTTAATGAAATATGGCACAATGTGTGTGCAATTCTAATTCTCATCCTCATCCTTAAGAGTAACATGACATAAATAGCAACATGTCAGTGGGAAAGTAACAGGAGATGTGCATATGCATATTAAAATGTTGCTTGTATACGGAGAGCAAGGCTTGCtcggctttctcttcattcgcgTACACATCTTTCACCTTTTACTAAAGATTtccgtggagaggaagtttgaagagttctctgtCCTCAAAAATGGTCCgcatttcagttcattcatctCTGATGACTGAAGCACATGTGTCAATAGCTGTCTACTTCCAGCAGTAGTGGAGACCATAAAATGTGgatcactgaaaacataaataatatcTGAGACATGCAGTATTAGTTAGCTGTGAACATAATATGTAgttatatttgtatgtaataAACAGTTACGTTCCCAAACACTTCAAGTTTGTTGTGCTTATGTGACCATCCGTCATTTTTGTTCCTTGAAAATACTTGTTGGTTTCAGGGTTTACTTTCAATCTTTGAATCAGTTTTATCCTTGCTTCAAACTGCATAAAAATCTCTGATTTCATAATGTCACCATATTTTATATTGTCTGTCTTAATGCATACTCAGATAGCTTTATTTTGGTCTGTTATagaacacacagaccaccaTCAAGCTCTTCCAGGAGTGCTGCCCTCATTCAACAGACCGTGTTGTGTTGGTGGGCGGAAAACCTGAACGAGTTGTGGAGTGCATTAAGGTTATCCTTGAACTCATCTCTGAGGTGAGAACCAATTCAGTTTGGACTCCAGTGAAATGCTTTAATGCTGAACATTGACTTTGCATTACAGCTGTTTTGCTGTAGTTCCCATATTGCATTTGGTATAGCTTTTCGCACAGATTCACAGATTGAGTTTGAACATAAGAGTGTCCTGTTGAGCTAGGCAAAAAGTAAATGTGTCCAGGCACTTTAAAATTAAGTCATTTTGGGACCATAGATGTGGGCTGTCACAGACATGGTTAGGTGCCACTTCCTGCTTAGAGAGTACTGCATGATGCAAATGAGTTTGTGCTCTCTCACCAGTCATTGCAAACTAACTAACCTGTCAGATGATGAGAATTCTTTGGTCAAGAATAAGTCGGACTTTCAAAATTATGTTCACACAGTGGGGGTTATCTTACCTTGTGGGgcccattttttaaaaacttatACTTGCATGGCAGTGTAAGATTCTGTAATTGGAGAAGTTAATACAGACTTCTGCATGATAAATGAAAACTGGCATTAAAAGGGGAGGTTCACCATCTTTGACACACAGGCTCATTTGGACAGTTGCCTTCTCTTAATTAAATTGTTGATATGATTGTTTGGATGTGTTGTTTCTGTAAATCCACTTTCTGTTGGTTACATTAAATCCAGTAAGTATGTTAATACGAAGCTTTAGTTGGATGACCAAGCCAAATAAATAGAGGCAGACTCTGAGAGACACGAGATGGAGTTTTACCTGTTGTCTTTATTCATATTAGTAGCCTGATTGTTGAGTCCAAAGGTTTCAAGAATCAGTAATCGTCTCTTCCTTGATGCTTTTAATTGGGAGTTCTTTGATTTAGATGTattttggtggggttttttttgcagacaCTGAAACATTGTCTTGGAACAGTTCATTCCAattcataatcttttttttttttcaagattgtatacagtgtggtgtcttTTCACACCCATGTAGTGTGTTTGAAATTTGAATAAATTCAAGACCTGTACTCATCTCCAGGCTCCCATTAAAGGACGTGCCCAACCATACGACCCAAACTTCTATGATGAGACATATGACTATGGTGGCTTCACTATGATGTTTGAAGAACGGGGCCGCAGGCCAATGGGTGGTTTTCCTATGCGTGGGCGTGGCGGCTTTGATCGTATGCCCCCAGGTCGTGCAGGGCGCCCAATGCCCCCCTCTAGACGAGACTATGATGACATGAGCCCCAGGCGTGgaccacctccacccccacctgGCAGAGGAGGACGTGGAGGTAGCAGGGCACGAAATCTGCCGCTGCCCCCACCACCGCCTCCTAGAGGAGGGTAGGATAATGTCCATGTTAAAGCTTGATCACATGACTGCTGATCAGGCCTGGGTCAAAGGCATAGCATGAACTGTTTCAGGTTGATGTAATGTTGATTGTGCTCTGTTAACTGTGAATTTCAGTATTTTAGCTTTTGGAGTATAATCAGTCCCTTTTTAAATCTCACTGGTCTATTAGCTTGGCCCAGGTCTTGTCAGCGCGTATCAAAGGTTTTTCTGCATATTTGGTGATGATTTGTGGTGTGCTTAGTGCAGTCCATGGAGTTGAGTGGAACAATTTAAGATTTTTATAACCTGGGTCCTACTGGTGCACTGGTCAGTCTTCTGTTCACCTCGTTTTTACTGGCTCACGTGGACCCTGTTTTATCATTGTTTGCAGAGGTGACCGGTTTTCCCACCAGAGCTATCATGGCAATATAGACGACAGACCAAAGTAAGTACGTGTATCAACAGCAAGCGTGACAGTGGTCTACTTGTATCACATTTGTATTTAAACAGAGGAAAGGCTGTTTAGAAAGAAAATGGTTATGCAATTGTCAGATAGAATTTGGTGGTTTGATGTCTCAATTTTGCTTATGTGTTTACGTATTTTATATCACATACTCTTGGAATTGACAGTCAAGGACACTTAATTTGATTTAATAAATCAGACTGTGTTTCCCATTCCATGTAATGCTAAGTCTGTCTCTCCTGGCTCTGTGCAGCGATAGAAGAGGAAGACCAGGAGACCGGTATGACAGCATGGTAAGTGTGGGTCATGCCAAACCCATTGTGTAACAGTGCATTAGTTTTGTCACATGTAATTCTTTGAACGGATGCTGATGACAGACATTTCTGTTCAGCTCCTTTCTGCGTGCTGTTATGGAACTGCTTGTTCAGACGTAGGGATATGACATAGTACTGGATGCATATGTGCAGCACTTATCCCTAGTGCACTGGTTTGCTCTgctgttgctaggcaacaggTTTTTGACTCACTTGTTGCCTTGGTTACCAAGGAGCAGTTAAATACGCAGGTGAAAGCCATTACATTCGCTACTGAACTGAGGGCAAAGCTGTTCCTGGCACTTTGTGGGATACAACCAGTCTGTCATTAAAATGTGCTTAAAAGGTCTAAAAATGCAACAGTTGTATTACTTGAAGATGCTCATATTGAATTAACAAAGTTAAAGCACTATCTGTGAAATATTGTTTCTGACATCATCTGTACCCTACAGCTGACCTTTTTTTCCcgccttctctctgtctccccccttctcctctTTTTATACTGAAAACAGAGTGGAGGTGGCTATGGTGAGTGACCTTCAGCTTTACCCATAGGGGTGAACATGACTGTGTCTTGTCAGTCTGACCCACTGCACTTCCTCTTAGTATATGTAGTATGTCCTCTTTGTGCTGTTTCATTGGTCTCTGTCATAGCTCTAATACTTTTATTGCTATGTGTTTCCTTCCATATTCTCCTTCTGTCCTATCTCCATAAAGACAATAATTCCTCTTGGGAGCCCTTCCAGTCTGGTGAGTGTTTATTATAAGTTAGCAGGATGATAACtgatgattttgtgtttttgtgtagaCAGTTGGTTGCTGTGTTCAGGTCATTTATAATACGTATTTTTTTCACCAGGCGGAAGAGGATCATATAGTGATATTGGTGGTCCGGTCATTACGACTCAAGTGACCATCCCCAAAGATGTGAGTTTTGGTTGCATGTGAATAACAACAGAACCAGTTGCACATGCATTTCTCACACACTGCTTCAcccagtacagacacacagacagtcaggaTACCTGACGGGTTATTGCTTGTTGTAGTTGGCAGGCTCCATCATCGGCAAGGGTGGGCAGCGCATCAAGCAGATCCGTCACGAGTCAGGAGCATCCATTAAAATTGATGAGCCACTGGAGGGCTCTGAAGACCGCATTATAACCATCACAGGAACACAGGACCAGATTCAGAATGCCCAGTACCTGCTGCAGAACAGGTGAGTACAGCATCACACCCCCTCagctcactctcactctcttactaaCATCATGTGAATAATTGTTATAGTGGAAAAACTCTAATGCTGTGCAGATTATTCATAAACCTTAACCACATCTGTGAAATGACTGCCCATGTTTTCCCCCAAAGACTGAGGAAAACATAGATGTTTCTTTAATATCCGTGAAAATTTATTCCTAAagctgatttttcttttccccttcgTGTTGTGgatataaataatacataataaaagAGATGTAAAATGTACTGTGGCATCAATAACTACTATTTGCCTCATTCTTCTCCTTCAACTATCACACCgtatacatcttttttttttttggctgtcgCTATTTGGGGCATTTCATTTTTGGAGAGAAGAAAGTTTGTGGGGTTGAgtgaagcaaaaagcaaaaagagacCTTGTTCTACAGCattcatgttttcaaatgacCATTCAGAGCAAGGGGGCACCACTCGGGACCAAAGCGAAGTCTCTGCTTGTCTGCCTTTCTAAGCTTCAAATGTGCATGTGAAGGAAATCTCAGGTGTTTCTTCTCTTCCCACTAACCTGTGACTGCTGCATGGGGAAAAGGCGGTGTCCTCTCTCCTTTTACAAAATATCAACTGGGTTTAATTGGTTTTGAATCCAATCCAAATGAAATTGAACAAGGGACAGATGACTGGGTACTCAGGAGAGTGGGGAAAGCTGGCTTGCTTCTGTGTGGAAGacttgtgattttgttgttgttagctAGATGAAGTGACAACAAAGCGCAGTCTACCCTACAGCACAGGCCTAGCCTCATCTGGCTCCCTAACACACAAAGCATTGCACACGCCAACCCAACCTGCCTGTAATGTGTTAATCTAACCCTAACATTACCTGCGATATGATGCTCTAACCCCCACATGCTTGTAACATGGTAGTTTACTCTTCAGCATTCTTGTACCGTGTTGGCCTAACCTCAGTCTGTCAGCAACACTGTAGTATGCTCCACACATATTACCGTAACCCTGCCTCAACTGTGACATGACGCTCCAACCAGCACTAGTCTGCAACATATTAACCTGCATGCCTACATGTCAGCCCACACCTTCTCACACTACTAACACGTTAACCTCCAGCATGCTGGTAACACCCTCACATGCTGGTAATGCACACCTCTGCACTCAAAGTGATCATCCATTAAAGCTGTGACATGTCAAAACACATTAGCCAAGTTTTGGCTATGATTGTGACACTGCTAACTGCCTGTAACTTTGGCATGTCTGCAACATGCTTTGTAAACCTAGCACATCAGTATCACCTGAGCCATAACCCAGACATGGAATATGTGGCATTATGCTTAACATGCCTGGAACATGTTTCTCTAATTCAACTACACTGAATCCTGCAAGTCGTGAAATGTAAAGCACACCAgttaacaaagacaaaaacagtccCATACATGCTGTCCTTTTACAAACTGCTCTGTACAGTGTTGCATTGATCCCACTCTGGCTTGTAAAGTTGCACCTCAGAACCCTTTTCCTAGCCTTGTTTGTAACTGGTTAACCTGACCTCAGATTCTCTCGTTGCCTTATTCCAGATCGTGTTGCTCTGATCCCAGCGTAACTGTGTTAGTTAAAGCTTTATACCAGTTTGGTCTGGATGTTTTTCAGTACCATTTTTGAACTGCCAAAATTGTGTATGAGTTGATAGTGGGATACTGGAAAGAAAAGTTCAACTTTTATTATTCATGGAATATACCTTTTTCTGAAGTGCTGTCTTTTTATTACCTTTAGCGGTTGTTTGAAGGCCAGTTTTTATGAACACTGACTTTCTTCCATAAAGATCTACTGAATTTTTCACTGGCATGGGGATGATTGATGATCAAAACTACAGATTTACAGATATGCACTCTCATATTTATCACACAGTTGACAGATGTCACACCACTAACAGGCTAATGTCAGCCCAAAAGGAGAACACCAGCTCTAAACCAGCTGTCCCCTGAGACCTGCTGATGTACTGGCCAGACGTTGCCTGTCTCCAACAGCTGTCTGGCTAAACTGTCGCTTTTGGTCTTTTTAACCAGACACACCAGCCCTTTCTCACTCTACCCAATCTCCTTTTTCAGCGTGAAGCAGTACTCTGGTAGGTTCTTCTAGAGGATGAAGAATGAAGCCAAACTGCCATACCCGTTTACTCCTGCTAATTTTCAGAGTCTACATTCCTCCGCTATGGGTAGACGTGCTCCCCACCACCTCTCctgatgtcctttttttttcctgaagatttgaggaaaaaaagttCTGGAATTTCTCAAAGGCAGCAGAATAagttgattctttttttttttttctctctctctttcttgcacttttttttttttttttttttgcgctgcTGTGTAATTTTGGGGGCTCATCTTTATGTCCACATTTGGCCTTACAGGAACTGCATGCCCAGTCAGTAGTACATGCAGAATGTAATCTTGTTTTGTAAggaacattttattatttttaaaaagtagaaCCAACAGAATCATTCTCCtttgccattttcttttctttcataattTAGAAGTTgtctaaaaatgtaaatatgcagTTATTATTTGGGGACAGT includes the following:
- the hnrpkl gene encoding heterogeneous nuclear ribonucleoprotein K, like — translated: METEIKQEEEETTFSNTDTNGKRPAEDMDEEQAFKRSRNTDEMVELRVLLQSKNAGAVIGKGGKNIKALRTDYNASVSVPDSSGPERILSVSADIETIGEILLKIIPTLEEYQHYNGIDFDCELRLLIHQSLAGGIIGVKGAKIKELRENTQTTIKLFQECCPHSTDRVVLVGGKPERVVECIKVILELISEAPIKGRAQPYDPNFYDETYDYGGFTMMFEERGRRPMGGFPMRGRGGFDRMPPGRAGRPMPPSRRDYDDMSPRRGPPPPPPGRGGRGGSRARNLPLPPPPPPRGGGDRFSHQSYHGNIDDRPNDRRGRPGDRYDSMSGGGYDNNSSWEPFQSGGRGSYSDIGGPVITTQVTIPKDLAGSIIGKGGQRIKQIRHESGASIKIDEPLEGSEDRIITITGTQDQIQNAQYLLQNSVKQYSGRFF